One Ascaphus truei isolate aAscTru1 chromosome 9, aAscTru1.hap1, whole genome shotgun sequence genomic region harbors:
- the NUCKS1 gene encoding nuclear ubiquitous casein and cyclin-dependent kinase substrate 1 isoform X1, with the protein MSRPVRNRKVVDYSQFQDSDDEEYGRDSAPPSKKVRASPRETKDKRRPGKNSQEDRLETFIEESDEKDVKKTTKKDEAGSADEDFGSDDEVAAGDKKADSDYESSKKNKKPKKAKPEKKKVSKTRKRSAPEDSDDEKEEHKTVRQPRQAASKAASKQREMLMDDAGSEEEEHEEEDEAQFLEKASGSDEDFMVEDDDDSDYGRSKKKKRVVKKSKPDRKEKKVPKPRLKATVTPSPVKGKGKSRPAASKASKEKSPSPKADEDEEEEEEEEEDEPETPPPKKKRASPAPEKSGDEGSEEEAQSTED; encoded by the exons ATGTCCAGGCCGGTCAG gaacAGAAAGGTGGTTGATTACTCGCAGTTTCAAGATTCCGATG ATGAGGAATATGGAAGAGATTCGGCACCGCCTTCCAAGAAAGTGCGGGCATCTCCCAGAGAGACAAAGGATAAGAGACGGCCTGGGAAAAACTCACAAGAGGACAGGTTGGAAACTTTCAT TGAGGAGTCTGATGAAAAAGATGTGAAGAAAACAACCAAAAAGGATGAGGCAGGCTCTGCAg ATGAAGATTTTGGCAGTGACGACGAAGTGGCGGCAGGTGACAAAAAAGCAGACAGTGACTATGAGAGCTCCAAAAAGAATAAAAAACCCAAAAAGGCCAAACCTGAAAAGAAAAAGGTTTCCAAAACGAGAAAGAGATCTGCTCCAG AGGACAGCGATGATGAAAAGGAGGAGCACAAAACCGTCCGCCAACCAAGACAAGCGGCATCCAAAGCTGCTtccaagcagagagagatgttAATGGATGATGCCggcagtgaggaggaggagcACGAGGAGGAAGATGAAGCACAATTCCTAGAAA AGGCTTCCGGGAGCGATGAAGACTTTATGGTGGAGGATGACGATGACAGTGACTACGGTCGCTCCAAGAAGAAGAAAAGAGTGGTGAAGAAATCCAAGCCAGACCGGAAAGAGAAGAAAGTCCCCAAGCCTAGACTAAAAGCCACAG TAACGCCCAGTCCAGTGAAGGGCAAAGGAAAAAGCCGCCCCGCAGCCTCAAAGGCGTCTAAGGAGAAATCTCCGTCGCCTAAAGCGGACGAGGatgaggaggaagaagaagaagaggaggaagatgAGCCAGAGACACCCCCACCAAAAAAGAAGCGTGCCAGCCCAGCACCAGAAAAATCTGGCGACGAGGGCTCTGAGGAAGAAGCTCAGTCCACAGAGGACTAG
- the NUCKS1 gene encoding nuclear ubiquitous casein and cyclin-dependent kinase substrate 1 isoform X2, which translates to MSRPVRNRKVVDYSQFQDSDDEEYGRDSAPPSKKVRASPRETKDKRRPGKNSQEDSEESDEKDVKKTTKKDEAGSADEDFGSDDEVAAGDKKADSDYESSKKNKKPKKAKPEKKKVSKTRKRSAPEDSDDEKEEHKTVRQPRQAASKAASKQREMLMDDAGSEEEEHEEEDEAQFLEKASGSDEDFMVEDDDDSDYGRSKKKKRVVKKSKPDRKEKKVPKPRLKATVTPSPVKGKGKSRPAASKASKEKSPSPKADEDEEEEEEEEEDEPETPPPKKKRASPAPEKSGDEGSEEEAQSTED; encoded by the exons ATGTCCAGGCCGGTCAG gaacAGAAAGGTGGTTGATTACTCGCAGTTTCAAGATTCCGATG ATGAGGAATATGGAAGAGATTCGGCACCGCCTTCCAAGAAAGTGCGGGCATCTCCCAGAGAGACAAAGGATAAGAGACGGCCTGGGAAAAACTCACAAGAGGACAG TGAGGAGTCTGATGAAAAAGATGTGAAGAAAACAACCAAAAAGGATGAGGCAGGCTCTGCAg ATGAAGATTTTGGCAGTGACGACGAAGTGGCGGCAGGTGACAAAAAAGCAGACAGTGACTATGAGAGCTCCAAAAAGAATAAAAAACCCAAAAAGGCCAAACCTGAAAAGAAAAAGGTTTCCAAAACGAGAAAGAGATCTGCTCCAG AGGACAGCGATGATGAAAAGGAGGAGCACAAAACCGTCCGCCAACCAAGACAAGCGGCATCCAAAGCTGCTtccaagcagagagagatgttAATGGATGATGCCggcagtgaggaggaggagcACGAGGAGGAAGATGAAGCACAATTCCTAGAAA AGGCTTCCGGGAGCGATGAAGACTTTATGGTGGAGGATGACGATGACAGTGACTACGGTCGCTCCAAGAAGAAGAAAAGAGTGGTGAAGAAATCCAAGCCAGACCGGAAAGAGAAGAAAGTCCCCAAGCCTAGACTAAAAGCCACAG TAACGCCCAGTCCAGTGAAGGGCAAAGGAAAAAGCCGCCCCGCAGCCTCAAAGGCGTCTAAGGAGAAATCTCCGTCGCCTAAAGCGGACGAGGatgaggaggaagaagaagaagaggaggaagatgAGCCAGAGACACCCCCACCAAAAAAGAAGCGTGCCAGCCCAGCACCAGAAAAATCTGGCGACGAGGGCTCTGAGGAAGAAGCTCAGTCCACAGAGGACTAG